One Pseudomonas brassicacearum genomic region harbors:
- a CDS encoding MurR/RpiR family transcriptional regulator encodes MTRPDDLPAPSESASEPALPSPPINAERLLQLITDEYESLPRQLKRIASYMSQQSDRIMVDRISDIARECEVHPSAIVRFSQRFGFSGFSEMQALFREAYTHKTTPVQNYQQRIRSMIANKSQKASGGDLARECVNATLSGIERLGLELDDQAFEKAVDLVVNADNIYVVGVRRSFAVADYLVYNLQHTNKRIHLVSGLGGSYREQMRSVRANDLVIAISFTPYGKETQHCLRIAQHHQAKTLIITDSNLSPLAKRANAVLLVNEGSSFAFRSLSATLCLCQALFIAVAYRLELKVDEIHEQVGFED; translated from the coding sequence ATGACCCGCCCCGATGATCTGCCGGCGCCGTCCGAGAGCGCGTCCGAACCCGCCCTCCCGAGCCCACCGATCAATGCCGAGCGCCTGCTGCAACTGATCACCGACGAATACGAAAGCCTGCCGCGCCAGCTCAAGCGCATCGCCAGCTACATGAGCCAGCAGAGCGACCGGATCATGGTCGATCGCATCAGCGACATCGCCCGGGAATGCGAAGTACACCCGTCGGCCATCGTCAGGTTCTCACAACGCTTCGGCTTCAGCGGGTTCAGCGAAATGCAGGCGTTGTTCCGCGAGGCCTACACCCACAAGACCACGCCGGTGCAGAACTACCAGCAGCGCATCCGCAGCATGATCGCCAACAAGTCGCAGAAAGCCAGCGGCGGCGACCTGGCCCGCGAATGCGTCAACGCAACCCTGTCGGGCATCGAGCGGCTGGGGTTGGAGCTGGATGACCAGGCGTTCGAAAAAGCCGTGGACCTGGTGGTCAATGCCGACAACATCTACGTGGTGGGGGTGCGCCGCTCGTTCGCGGTCGCCGATTACCTGGTCTACAACCTGCAACACACCAACAAGCGCATTCACCTGGTGTCCGGCTTGGGCGGCAGTTATCGCGAGCAAATGCGCAGCGTGCGGGCCAACGACCTGGTGATCGCCATCAGCTTTACGCCCTATGGCAAGGAAACCCAGCACTGCCTGCGCATCGCCCAGCACCACCAGGCCAAGACGCTGATCATCACCGACAGCAACCTGTCGCCCCTGGCCAAGCGGGCCAATGCGGTGCTGCTGGTGAACGAAGGCAGCTCGTTCGCCTTCCGTTCGTTGAGTGCCACCCTGTGCCTGTGCCAGGCGCTGTTCATCGCCGTGGCTTACCGGCTGGAGCTCAAGGTCGATGAAATCCATGAACAGGTCGGGTTCGAGGATTAA
- a CDS encoding bifunctional 5-dehydro-2-deoxygluconokinase/5-dehydro-2-deoxyphosphogluconate aldolase — protein MGQTRFASGRQLDVICLGRLGVDLYAQQVGARLEDVSSFAKYLGGSSANIAFGTARLGLKSAMLSRVGDDHMGRFLVESLAREGCDVRGIKVDPARLTAMVLLGIKDRETFPLVFYRENCADMALRAEDIDETFIASSKALLITGTHFSTESVYQASTQALAYAEKHHVKRVLDIDYRPVLWGLAGKADGETRFVADQKVSQHVQSILPRFDLIVGTEEEFLIAGGSEDLLTALRTVRSLTPATLVVKLGPQGCTVIHGAIPARLEDGALYPGVRVEVLNVLGAGDAFMSGFLAGWLEDASDERCCQLANACGGLVVSRHACAPAMPTRAELDYLFKSPVPITRPDQDAMLQRLHQVSVPRKAWKELFIFAFDHRWQLVELAQKGGRDLSCIGELKQLFIQAVERVEADLQRQGVEADVGLLADQRFGQDSLNAATGRGWWVARPVEVQNSRPLAFEHGRSIGSNLIAWPQEQIIKCLVQFHPDDEPLLRLEQEAQLMGLYKASQVSGHELLLEVIPPKDHPSPHPDVLYRALKRLYNLGIFPAWWKIEAQSADEWKQLDELIQQRDPYCRGVVLLGLNAPAAALAEGFRQASQSSTCRGFAVGRTIFQEPSRAWLAGEIDDETLIRQVQGRFVELIEAWRAARS, from the coding sequence ATGGGCCAGACTCGTTTTGCCAGTGGGCGTCAATTGGATGTGATCTGCCTGGGACGCCTGGGCGTCGACCTTTACGCGCAGCAAGTCGGAGCGCGCCTGGAAGATGTGTCGAGCTTCGCCAAATACCTGGGCGGTTCGTCGGCCAACATCGCCTTCGGTACTGCACGACTGGGCCTCAAATCGGCGATGTTGAGCCGGGTCGGGGACGACCACATGGGCCGCTTCCTGGTGGAGTCCCTGGCGCGCGAGGGCTGCGATGTCCGCGGCATCAAGGTCGATCCTGCACGGCTCACGGCGATGGTTCTGCTGGGGATCAAGGACCGGGAAACCTTTCCCCTGGTGTTCTACCGAGAAAATTGCGCCGACATGGCGTTGCGCGCCGAAGACATCGACGAAACCTTCATTGCCTCCAGCAAGGCGCTGCTGATCACCGGCACGCATTTCTCGACCGAAAGCGTCTACCAGGCCAGCACCCAGGCCCTGGCTTACGCCGAGAAACACCACGTCAAACGCGTGTTGGACATTGACTACCGCCCGGTGCTCTGGGGCCTGGCGGGCAAGGCTGATGGAGAAACCCGTTTCGTCGCCGACCAGAAAGTCAGCCAGCACGTGCAAAGCATCCTGCCGCGTTTCGACCTGATCGTCGGCACCGAAGAAGAATTCCTCATCGCCGGCGGCAGTGAAGACCTGCTGACCGCGCTGCGTACCGTACGCTCGCTGACGCCGGCGACCCTGGTGGTCAAGCTCGGTCCGCAGGGTTGCACGGTGATCCACGGCGCCATCCCGGCCCGGTTGGAAGACGGCGCCCTTTATCCTGGCGTTCGGGTCGAAGTCCTGAATGTACTGGGTGCTGGTGATGCGTTCATGTCGGGCTTTCTCGCCGGTTGGCTGGAGGACGCCAGCGATGAACGCTGCTGCCAATTGGCTAATGCTTGCGGTGGCCTGGTGGTGTCGCGCCATGCCTGTGCCCCGGCGATGCCGACCCGGGCTGAGCTCGATTATCTGTTCAAGAGTCCGGTGCCGATTACCCGGCCGGACCAGGACGCCATGCTGCAGCGGCTGCACCAGGTCAGCGTGCCGCGCAAGGCCTGGAAAGAGCTGTTCATCTTCGCCTTCGACCATCGCTGGCAACTGGTGGAACTGGCCCAGAAGGGCGGTCGCGACCTGAGCTGCATCGGCGAACTCAAGCAATTGTTCATCCAGGCGGTGGAGCGGGTCGAAGCCGACCTGCAGCGCCAGGGCGTCGAGGCTGATGTGGGTCTGCTGGCCGATCAACGTTTCGGCCAGGATTCGCTGAACGCCGCCACTGGGCGTGGCTGGTGGGTGGCGCGGCCGGTGGAAGTCCAGAATTCGCGGCCGCTGGCGTTCGAACACGGGCGCTCCATCGGCAGCAACCTGATCGCCTGGCCCCAGGAACAGATCATCAAATGCCTGGTGCAATTTCATCCCGATGACGAACCGCTGCTGCGCCTGGAGCAGGAGGCGCAACTGATGGGGCTGTACAAGGCGTCCCAGGTCAGCGGCCATGAATTGCTGCTGGAAGTCATTCCGCCCAAGGACCACCCATCACCGCACCCGGACGTGCTGTATCGCGCCCTCAAGCGCCTCTACAACCTGGGTATCTTCCCAGCGTGGTGGAAGATCGAAGCCCAGAGTGCGGACGAATGGAAACAGCTCGATGAGTTGATTCAACAGCGCGACCCGTATTGCCGCGGCGTGGTGTTGCTGGGCCTCAACGCCCCGGCCGCCGCCCTGGCCGAAGGGTTCCGCCAGGCCAGCCAGAGCAGCACCTGTCGCGGATTTGCCGTGGGCCGTACGATCTTCCAGGAGCCAAGCCGGGCCTGGCTGGCCGGGGAAATTGATGATGAAACGCTGATCCGGCAGGTGCAGGGCCGGTTTGTGGAATTGATCGAGGCGTGGCGTGCTGCCCGGAGTTAG
- the iolE gene encoding myo-inosose-2 dehydratase: protein MPAIRIGINPISWSNDDLPSLGGETPLSTALSEGKAIGYEGFELNGKFPKDAKGVGDVLRPYDLALVSGWYSSRLARRSAAEEIDAIASHVELLAQNGANVLVYGEVADSIQGQRIPLIERPRFHTDAAWQTYAEKLTELARFTLSHGVRLAYHHHMGAYVESPADIDKLMALTGSEVGLLFDSGHCYMGGGEPLQVLRKHIERVCHVHFKDVRKPVVQLARNNLWSFPDCIINGTFTVPGDGDIDFAALLDVLLAADYQGWLVVEAEQDPAVAPSYAYAKKGYDTLRALLERSAS from the coding sequence ATGCCCGCTATTCGAATTGGCATCAACCCGATTTCCTGGAGCAACGACGACCTGCCTTCCCTCGGCGGTGAAACGCCGTTGAGCACGGCGCTGAGCGAAGGCAAGGCCATCGGCTACGAAGGTTTCGAACTCAACGGCAAGTTCCCCAAGGACGCCAAGGGTGTCGGCGATGTGCTGCGGCCTTATGACCTGGCGCTGGTCTCCGGCTGGTATTCCAGCCGCCTGGCCCGGCGCTCGGCGGCGGAGGAGATCGATGCGATTGCCAGCCACGTCGAGCTGTTGGCGCAGAACGGGGCCAACGTGCTGGTGTACGGCGAGGTCGCCGATTCCATTCAGGGCCAGCGCATTCCATTGATCGAACGGCCGCGTTTTCACACCGACGCAGCTTGGCAAACCTACGCCGAAAAACTCACTGAGCTGGCGCGTTTCACCTTGTCCCACGGCGTGCGCCTGGCCTATCACCACCACATGGGCGCATATGTCGAGTCGCCCGCGGACATTGACAAACTGATGGCCCTGACCGGCAGTGAAGTGGGCCTGCTGTTCGACTCGGGTCACTGCTACATGGGCGGCGGCGAACCGCTGCAGGTCTTGCGCAAGCACATCGAACGGGTCTGCCATGTGCATTTCAAGGACGTGCGCAAACCCGTGGTGCAACTGGCGCGCAACAACCTCTGGAGCTTCCCCGACTGCATCATCAACGGCACCTTCACCGTGCCGGGGGACGGCGACATTGATTTCGCCGCGTTGCTGGACGTGCTGTTGGCCGCCGATTACCAAGGCTGGCTGGTGGTGGAAGCCGAGCAGGACCCCGCCGTGGCACCGAGTTATGCCTACGCCAAGAAGGGCTACGACACCCTGCGTGCCTTGCTGGAAAGGAGTGCGTCATGA
- the iolB gene encoding 5-deoxy-glucuronate isomerase, with amino-acid sequence MSLLIKSHPDGQTMVQLPHGELEYVGFAAYRLSLGETLPVAAGDKELCLVLLSGRISLKGEAPGQGAFDWDNLGDRQSVFEDKSPYAAYLPPGSQAQVTALSDVQIAVCAAPSSAQNKYGPRLIRPDSMKRSVRGKGANTRYVCDILPDSEPAHSLLVVEVRTPSGHSSSYPPHKHDTDDLPHQSFLEETYYHQVNPSQGFVFQRVYTDDRSIDQAMAVENSDLVVVPKGYHPVSVPYGYESYYLNVMAGPKRVWQFHNDPQHSWLLDL; translated from the coding sequence ATGAGCCTGTTGATCAAAAGCCATCCCGACGGCCAGACCATGGTCCAGTTGCCCCATGGCGAATTGGAATACGTCGGGTTTGCCGCCTATCGCTTGAGCCTCGGTGAAACCCTGCCGGTGGCCGCCGGCGACAAGGAATTGTGCCTGGTGCTGCTCAGCGGGCGCATCAGCCTCAAGGGCGAAGCGCCGGGGCAGGGCGCGTTCGATTGGGACAACCTCGGGGATCGCCAGTCGGTGTTCGAGGACAAATCACCCTATGCTGCGTACCTGCCGCCCGGCAGCCAGGCCCAGGTGACCGCCCTCAGCGATGTACAGATCGCCGTGTGTGCCGCACCGAGTTCGGCCCAAAACAAATACGGCCCACGTTTGATCCGTCCCGACAGCATGAAGCGCAGTGTGCGGGGAAAAGGCGCCAACACCCGCTATGTCTGCGACATCCTGCCCGATAGCGAGCCGGCTCATTCGCTGCTGGTGGTGGAGGTGCGCACGCCGTCAGGTCACTCGTCGAGCTACCCGCCGCACAAACACGACACCGATGACCTGCCGCACCAGAGCTTCCTGGAGGAAACCTATTACCACCAGGTCAACCCGTCCCAAGGGTTCGTGTTCCAGCGGGTCTATACCGACGACCGCAGCATCGACCAGGCCATGGCGGTGGAGAACAGCGACCTGGTGGTGGTACCCAAGGGCTATCACCCGGTCAGCGTGCCCTATGGGTATGAGTCGTACTACCTGAACGTCATGGCCGGCCCGAAGCGCGTCTGGCAGTTCCATAACGACCCGCAGCACAGTTGGCTGCTCGACCTCTGA
- a CDS encoding CoA-acylating methylmalonate-semialdehyde dehydrogenase produces the protein MSNAPVVGHYINGRVQDSDSARLSDVFNPATGAVQARVALAEPGIVDAAVASALAAFPAWSEQSSLRRSRVMFKFKELLDRHHDELALIISREHGKVLSDAHGEVTRGIEIVEYACGAPNLLKTDFSDNIGGGIDNWNLRQPLGVCAGVTPFNFPVMVPLWMIPLALVAGNCFILKPSERDPSASLLMARLLTEAGLPDGVFNVVQGDKVAVDALLQHPDIEAISFVGSTPIAEYIHQQGTANGKRVQALGGAKNHMIVMPDADLDQAADALIGAAYGSAGERCMAISIAVAVGDVGDQLIAKLLPRIDQLKIGNGQQPGTDMGPLVTAVHKAKVEGFIDAGVAEGARLIVDGRGFKVPGAEQGFFVGATLFDQLTAEMSIYQQEIFGPVLGIVRVPDFASAVALINAHEFGNGVSCFTRDGGIARAFARSIKVGMVGINVPIPVPMAWHSFGGWKRSLFGDHHAYGEEGLRFYSRYKSVMQRWPDSIAKGPEFSMPTAQ, from the coding sequence ATGAGTAACGCCCCGGTAGTAGGCCATTACATCAACGGTCGAGTGCAGGACAGCGACAGCGCACGCTTGAGCGATGTCTTCAACCCGGCCACCGGCGCGGTGCAGGCCCGGGTCGCCCTGGCCGAACCGGGCATTGTCGATGCGGCGGTGGCCTCGGCGCTGGCGGCATTTCCGGCCTGGTCCGAGCAGTCGTCCTTGCGCCGCTCGCGGGTGATGTTCAAGTTCAAGGAACTGCTCGATCGGCATCACGATGAATTGGCGCTGATCATCAGCCGGGAGCACGGCAAGGTGTTGTCCGACGCCCACGGCGAAGTCACCCGGGGCATCGAGATCGTCGAGTACGCCTGCGGTGCGCCGAATCTGCTCAAGACCGATTTCAGCGACAATATCGGTGGCGGCATCGACAACTGGAACCTGCGCCAGCCCCTGGGCGTGTGCGCCGGGGTCACACCGTTCAATTTCCCGGTGATGGTGCCGCTGTGGATGATCCCCTTGGCACTGGTCGCCGGTAACTGCTTCATCCTCAAGCCTTCGGAGCGTGATCCGTCCGCCAGTTTGTTGATGGCCCGGTTGCTGACTGAAGCCGGGTTGCCGGACGGTGTGTTCAACGTGGTCCAGGGCGACAAAGTGGCGGTGGATGCACTGTTGCAGCACCCGGACATCGAAGCGATTTCCTTTGTCGGCTCCACGCCCATCGCCGAATACATCCACCAGCAAGGCACCGCCAACGGCAAACGTGTCCAGGCCCTGGGCGGGGCGAAGAACCACATGATCGTCATGCCCGACGCCGACCTCGACCAGGCGGCGGATGCGTTGATTGGCGCCGCCTACGGCTCGGCCGGCGAGCGTTGCATGGCGATCTCCATTGCGGTGGCGGTCGGTGATGTAGGTGATCAATTGATTGCCAAATTGCTCCCCCGAATCGACCAGTTGAAGATCGGTAATGGCCAGCAGCCCGGTACCGACATGGGGCCGCTGGTCACCGCCGTGCACAAGGCCAAGGTGGAAGGCTTCATCGACGCCGGTGTCGCCGAGGGTGCCCGACTGATCGTCGACGGTCGTGGCTTCAAGGTGCCCGGCGCCGAGCAGGGGTTCTTTGTCGGGGCGACGCTGTTCGACCAGCTCACCGCCGAGATGAGCATCTACCAGCAAGAGATCTTCGGTCCGGTGCTGGGGATCGTTCGCGTGCCGGATTTCGCCAGCGCCGTGGCCCTGATCAATGCCCATGAATTCGGCAACGGGGTGTCGTGCTTCACCCGTGACGGTGGTATCGCCCGAGCGTTTGCCCGCAGCATCAAGGTCGGCATGGTGGGGATCAACGTGCCGATTCCGGTGCCCATGGCCTGGCACTCCTTCGGTGGCTGGAAACGCTCGCTGTTCGGCGATCACCACGCCTACGGCGAAGAAGGCCTGCGTTTCTACAGCCGTTATAAAAGCGTGATGCAGCGCTGGCCCGACAGCATCGCCAAGGGGCCTGAATTCAGCATGCCGACTGCCCAATAA
- a CDS encoding TIM barrel protein, with protein MNKPLRFALNRMVAPRLSLPEFIDLALALKTDAIEIRNDLKGVEIEDGMPPGRVRELCEERGIKVLSINALYPFDVWNEERRAQAVRLADYARECGAEGLVMCPLNDRTDPRSEAERAAGLRSALSELAPILRAFGIYGFIEPLGFEECSLRRKRTAVDAIQAIGGLDVFRLVHDTFHHHLAGEQECFPELTGLVHISGVEDAQAPLATIRDGHRVLVGEADILGNARQIEALRAGGYEGYLSFEPFAESVHELADIRQALGASMNHLRNPQA; from the coding sequence ATGAACAAGCCCCTGCGTTTTGCCTTGAACCGAATGGTTGCCCCGCGCCTGTCACTGCCCGAATTCATTGACCTGGCCCTGGCGTTGAAAACCGATGCCATTGAGATCCGCAACGATCTGAAGGGTGTCGAGATCGAAGACGGCATGCCGCCCGGCCGGGTGCGCGAGTTATGTGAGGAAAGGGGCATCAAGGTGCTGTCGATCAATGCCCTTTACCCTTTCGACGTGTGGAACGAGGAGCGTCGTGCCCAAGCGGTGAGGCTGGCCGACTATGCCCGCGAATGCGGTGCCGAAGGGTTGGTGATGTGCCCGCTCAACGACCGCACCGACCCGCGCAGTGAAGCTGAGCGCGCCGCAGGGCTGCGGTCGGCCCTCAGCGAACTGGCGCCGATCCTGCGGGCCTTCGGCATCTACGGTTTCATCGAACCCCTGGGCTTCGAAGAATGCTCGCTACGCCGCAAGCGCACCGCCGTGGACGCGATCCAGGCCATTGGCGGGCTGGATGTGTTCCGCCTGGTGCATGACACCTTCCACCACCATTTGGCGGGTGAGCAGGAATGCTTTCCCGAGTTGACCGGGCTGGTGCACATCTCCGGCGTCGAAGATGCCCAGGCGCCCTTGGCGACCATTCGCGACGGCCACCGGGTGCTGGTCGGCGAGGCTGACATCCTGGGCAATGCCAGGCAGATCGAGGCGTTGCGGGCCGGGGGGTATGAGGGCTACCTGTCCTTCGAACCGTTTGCCGAGAGCGTTCATGAACTGGCTGATATCCGCCAGGCGTTGGGGGCGAGTATGAATCACCTGCGCAATCCCCAGGCCTGA
- the iolD gene encoding 3D-(3,5/4)-trihydroxycyclohexane-1,2-dione acylhydrolase (decyclizing), with amino-acid sequence MTTTRLTMAQALVKFLDNQYIEVDGVQSKFVAGVFTIFGHGNVLGLGQALEQDSGDLVVHQGRNEQGMAHAAIGFAKQHLRRKIYACSSSVGPGAANMLTAAATATANRIPLLLLPGDVYASRQPDPVLQQIEQFHDLSISTNDAFKAVSKYWDRINRPEQLMTAAIHAMRVLTDPAETGAVTLALPQDVQAEAYDYPDYFLQKRVHRIDRRPATEAMLGDALALLKGKRRPLIICGGGVRYSGANAALQAFAERFDIPFAETQAGKSAVVSSHPLNVGGVGETGCLAANLLAKDADLVIGIGTRYSDFTTGSKWLFQHPDVQFLNLNISPCDALKLDGVQLLADARSGLEALSAAMGDYRAEWGGQIADAKARLDAEVDRVYQADYRVEAFLPEIDDHMDPAVFREFIELTGSCLTQSRVLGTLNETLADDAIIVAAAGSLPGDLQRAWRSKGVDTYHVEYGYSCMGYEVNAALGVKLAEPDKEVYALVGDGSYMMLHSELATSIQERRKINVVVLDNMAFGCINNLQMGNGMDSFGTEFRFRNPDTGKLDGAFVPVDFAMSAAAYGCKTYKVTTLEELRAALADARRQTVSTLIDIKVLPKTMIHSYLSWWRVGVAQVSTSARTDAVAKTLNERLAQARQY; translated from the coding sequence ATGACCACAACACGACTGACCATGGCCCAGGCCCTGGTGAAATTCCTCGATAACCAATACATCGAGGTCGATGGCGTCCAGAGCAAATTCGTCGCCGGGGTCTTTACCATTTTCGGCCACGGCAATGTGCTGGGCCTGGGTCAGGCGCTGGAGCAGGACAGCGGCGACCTGGTGGTCCATCAGGGCCGCAACGAACAGGGCATGGCCCACGCGGCCATTGGTTTTGCCAAGCAGCACCTGCGCCGCAAGATCTACGCCTGCAGCTCGTCGGTCGGCCCTGGCGCGGCGAACATGCTGACGGCCGCGGCCACCGCGACGGCCAACCGGATCCCGTTGCTGTTGTTGCCCGGCGATGTCTACGCCAGTCGCCAGCCGGACCCGGTGCTGCAACAGATCGAGCAGTTCCACGACCTGAGCATCAGCACCAACGATGCGTTCAAGGCCGTGAGCAAATACTGGGATCGGATCAACCGCCCTGAACAACTGATGACTGCCGCGATTCATGCGATGCGCGTGTTGACCGATCCGGCCGAAACCGGCGCGGTGACCTTGGCGCTGCCCCAGGACGTGCAGGCCGAAGCCTATGACTACCCGGATTATTTCCTGCAAAAGCGCGTGCACCGCATCGACCGTCGCCCGGCCACCGAGGCGATGCTCGGCGACGCCCTGGCGTTGCTCAAAGGCAAGCGCCGACCGTTGATCATCTGTGGCGGCGGCGTGCGGTATTCCGGGGCCAATGCGGCGTTGCAGGCCTTCGCCGAGCGTTTCGACATTCCCTTCGCCGAGACCCAGGCCGGCAAGAGCGCCGTGGTGTCCAGCCATCCGTTGAACGTCGGTGGCGTCGGCGAAACCGGCTGCCTGGCGGCGAACCTGCTGGCCAAGGACGCCGACCTGGTCATTGGCATCGGGACGCGCTACAGCGACTTCACCACCGGCTCCAAATGGTTGTTCCAGCACCCGGACGTGCAGTTCCTCAATCTCAATATCAGCCCCTGCGACGCCCTGAAGCTCGACGGTGTGCAGTTGCTGGCCGACGCCCGCTCAGGCCTGGAGGCGCTGTCTGCGGCGATGGGCGACTACCGCGCCGAGTGGGGCGGGCAGATTGCCGATGCCAAGGCTCGCTTGGACGCTGAGGTGGACCGCGTCTACCAGGCCGATTACCGCGTCGAGGCGTTCCTCCCGGAAATCGACGACCACATGGACCCGGCGGTGTTTCGCGAATTCATCGAACTCACCGGTTCCTGCCTGACCCAGAGCCGCGTGCTGGGCACCCTCAACGAAACCCTGGCCGACGATGCGATTATCGTCGCCGCCGCCGGCAGCTTGCCCGGCGACTTGCAGCGCGCCTGGCGCAGCAAGGGCGTGGACACCTATCACGTCGAGTACGGCTATTCGTGCATGGGCTACGAAGTGAATGCGGCCCTGGGGGTGAAACTCGCCGAGCCCGACAAAGAGGTGTACGCCCTGGTCGGCGATGGCTCCTACATGATGCTGCACTCGGAACTGGCGACCTCGATCCAGGAGCGTCGCAAGATCAACGTGGTGGTGCTGGACAACATGGCCTTCGGCTGCATCAACAATCTGCAGATGGGAAATGGCATGGACAGCTTCGGCACCGAGTTCCGTTTCCGCAACCCGGACACCGGCAAGCTCGACGGCGCCTTCGTGCCGGTGGACTTCGCCATGAGTGCCGCGGCCTATGGCTGCAAGACCTACAAGGTGACGACCCTGGAGGAGCTGCGCGCGGCCCTGGCGGATGCGCGGCGCCAGACGGTCTCCACCCTGATCGACATCAAGGTCCTGCCCAAGACCATGATTCACAGCTACCTGTCGTGGTGGCGGGTGGGCGTGGCGCAGGTCTCTACCAGTGCCCGCACCGATGCCGTCGCCAAAACCCTCAATGAACGACTGGCCCAGGCCCGTCAGTATTAA
- a CDS encoding Gfo/Idh/MocA family protein, whose amino-acid sequence MSLKLGVIGTGAIGQDHIRRCSQTLLNSQVVAVTDINLAQAAKVVADLKLTAEVYPDGHALIKAPDVEAILVTSWGPSHEEFVLAAIAAGKPVFCEKPLAVTAAGCRKIVDAEVAYGKRLVQVGFMRPYDEGYRALKAVIDSGQIGEPLMLHCAHRNPSVGENYKTDMAITDTLIHELDVLRWLLADDYVSVQVVFPRKTSKAHAHLKDPQVVLLETVRGTRIDVEVFVNCQYGYDIQCEVVGETGIAKLPEPSQVQLRSGAKLSNAILMDWKDRFIAAYDVELQAFIDGVRAGQVGGPSAWDGFAAAVAADACIEAQQSGQIVKVSLPERPRFYG is encoded by the coding sequence ATGTCTTTGAAGCTGGGCGTCATCGGCACCGGGGCCATCGGCCAGGATCATATACGTCGTTGCAGCCAGACCTTGCTCAACAGCCAGGTGGTGGCGGTGACCGACATCAACCTCGCCCAGGCGGCGAAGGTGGTGGCCGATTTGAAACTGACCGCCGAGGTGTATCCCGACGGTCATGCGTTGATCAAGGCGCCGGACGTGGAGGCGATCCTTGTCACCTCCTGGGGCCCGAGCCATGAAGAGTTCGTGCTGGCGGCGATCGCGGCTGGCAAACCGGTGTTTTGTGAAAAGCCCCTGGCGGTCACGGCCGCAGGCTGCCGCAAGATCGTCGACGCCGAAGTGGCCTACGGTAAGCGACTGGTACAGGTCGGTTTCATGCGCCCTTACGATGAAGGTTATCGGGCACTCAAGGCGGTGATCGACAGCGGCCAGATCGGCGAGCCGTTGATGCTGCACTGCGCCCACCGCAACCCGAGCGTGGGTGAGAACTACAAGACCGACATGGCGATCACCGACACCCTGATCCATGAGCTGGATGTGTTGCGCTGGTTGTTGGCCGATGACTACGTCTCGGTGCAGGTGGTCTTCCCGCGCAAGACCAGCAAGGCCCATGCCCATTTGAAAGACCCGCAGGTCGTCCTGCTGGAAACTGTCCGAGGCACACGCATCGACGTGGAGGTGTTCGTCAACTGCCAGTACGGTTACGACATCCAGTGCGAAGTGGTGGGGGAGACCGGCATCGCCAAGCTCCCGGAACCGTCCCAGGTGCAACTGCGCAGCGGCGCCAAGCTGTCTAACGCGATCCTGATGGACTGGAAGGACCGCTTTATCGCGGCCTACGACGTCGAATTGCAGGCCTTCATCGACGGCGTGCGCGCCGGGCAGGTGGGAGGACCGTCGGCCTGGGACGGCTTTGCCGCAGCGGTGGCGGCGGATGCCTGTATTGAGGCGCAGCAGAGTGGGCAGATCGTCAAGGTCAGCCTGCCCGAGCGCCCGCGTTTCTACGGCTAA